A single region of the Cronobacter condimenti 1330 genome encodes:
- the rsmE gene encoding 16S rRNA (uracil(1498)-N(3))-methyltransferase: MRIPRIYHPEPLVVGREIALDEDAANHVGRVLRMNAGQALQLFDGSNQVFAAEITQASKKSVLVTVLSSEEANRESPLFLHLGQVMSRGEKMEFTIQKSIELGVSVITPLFSERCGVKLDEERLNKKQQQWQKIAIAACEQCGRNVVPEIRPAMDLEAWCAEPDSGLKLNLHPRAAHSINTLPQPVERVRLLIGPEGGLSADEIAMTARYQFTDILLGPRVLRTETTALTAITALQVRFGDLG; this comes from the coding sequence ATGCGAATTCCCCGCATCTATCACCCCGAGCCGCTCGTCGTCGGGCGTGAAATCGCCCTTGATGAAGACGCCGCCAATCATGTTGGCCGCGTACTGCGTATGAACGCAGGCCAGGCGCTGCAACTGTTCGATGGCAGCAATCAGGTGTTTGCCGCTGAAATCACGCAGGCGAGTAAAAAAAGCGTGCTGGTCACGGTACTGAGCAGTGAAGAGGCGAACCGCGAGTCGCCGCTCTTTTTACATCTGGGCCAGGTGATGTCGCGCGGCGAGAAAATGGAATTTACCATTCAGAAGTCGATTGAACTGGGCGTTAGCGTGATAACCCCGCTCTTTTCCGAACGCTGCGGCGTAAAGCTTGATGAAGAGCGACTCAATAAAAAACAACAGCAGTGGCAGAAAATCGCTATCGCCGCCTGCGAGCAGTGCGGGCGCAACGTCGTGCCGGAAATCCGCCCGGCGATGGATCTGGAGGCCTGGTGCGCGGAGCCTGACAGTGGCCTGAAGCTCAATCTTCATCCGCGTGCTGCGCACAGCATCAATACCCTGCCTCAGCCCGTTGAGCGCGTACGTCTGCTTATCGGCCCGGAAGGCGGACTCTCCGCCGATGAAATTGCCATGACTGCACGTTATCAGTTTACTGATATCCTGTTAGGACCACGCGTTTTGCGCACAGAGACCACTGCGCTCACCGCCATCACCGCACTTCAGGTGCGCTTTGGCGATCTGGGCTAA
- the gshB gene encoding glutathione synthase: MIKLGIVMDPIASINIKKDSSFAMLLEAQRRGYELHYMEMADLYLNNGEGRARTRLVSVEQNYDKWYAFGTEQDIALADLDVVLMRKDPPFDTEFIYATYILERAEEKGTLIVNKPQSLRDCNEKLFTAWFADLTPHTLVTRNKAQLKAFWEKHGDIILKPLDGMGGASIFRVKEGDPNLSVIAETLTVLGSRYCMAQNYLPAIKDGDKRVLVVDGEPVPYCLARIPQGGETRGNLAAGGRGEPRPLSESDWEIARRVGPTLKAKGLIFVGLDIIGDKLTEINVTSPTCVREIEAQYPVSITGMLMDAIEKRLAK; encoded by the coding sequence ATGATCAAGCTCGGCATCGTGATGGACCCCATCGCAAGCATCAATATCAAAAAAGACTCCAGCTTCGCCATGTTGCTGGAAGCCCAGCGCCGCGGTTATGAACTCCACTATATGGAGATGGCGGATCTCTACCTGAATAACGGGGAAGGCCGCGCCCGCACACGCCTCGTCAGCGTCGAGCAGAACTACGATAAATGGTATGCGTTCGGCACCGAGCAGGACATTGCGCTGGCCGATCTCGACGTGGTGCTGATGCGTAAAGATCCCCCGTTCGACACCGAATTTATCTACGCCACGTACATCCTTGAGCGCGCTGAAGAGAAAGGCACGCTTATCGTCAACAAGCCGCAGAGCCTGCGCGACTGTAACGAGAAGCTGTTCACCGCGTGGTTTGCGGATCTCACGCCGCATACCCTGGTGACGCGTAACAAAGCGCAGCTGAAAGCCTTCTGGGAAAAACATGGCGATATCATCTTAAAACCGCTTGATGGCATGGGCGGTGCGTCTATCTTCCGCGTGAAAGAAGGCGATCCGAACCTGTCGGTTATCGCCGAAACCCTGACCGTGCTTGGCAGCCGCTACTGCATGGCGCAGAACTACCTGCCTGCCATCAAGGATGGCGACAAACGCGTACTGGTGGTTGACGGCGAGCCGGTGCCATACTGCCTTGCGCGTATTCCACAGGGTGGCGAAACTCGCGGCAATCTCGCGGCAGGCGGTCGCGGCGAGCCACGTCCGCTGTCTGAGAGCGACTGGGAGATTGCCCGCCGCGTCGGGCCGACGCTGAAAGCGAAAGGCCTGATTTTTGTTGGCCTTGATATTATCGGCGACAAACTGACCGAAATTAACGTCACCAGCCCTACCTGCGTGCGTGAAATCGAGGCGCAGTATCCGGTATCCATTACCGGCATGCTGATGGACGCCATCGAAAAACGCCTCGCGAAGTAA
- the ruvX gene encoding Holliday junction resolvase RuvX, with protein sequence MSGTLLAFDFGTKSIGVAIGQRVTATARPLTALKAQNGNPDWTLIERLLKEWQPDDVIVGLPLNMDGTEQPLTARARTFANRLHGRFGIHVTLHDERLSTVEARAGLFERGGFRALDKGSVDSASAVVILESYFEQHG encoded by the coding sequence ATGAGCGGCACGCTACTGGCCTTCGATTTTGGCACTAAAAGTATCGGCGTGGCGATCGGGCAGCGCGTGACGGCAACCGCCCGTCCGCTTACCGCACTCAAAGCGCAAAACGGCAACCCGGACTGGACGCTCATTGAACGGTTGCTGAAAGAGTGGCAGCCAGACGATGTGATTGTTGGCCTTCCACTCAATATGGATGGCACCGAACAGCCGCTGACGGCGCGCGCACGCACGTTCGCCAACCGGCTGCATGGCCGCTTCGGCATTCATGTGACGCTGCACGACGAACGCCTCAGTACGGTTGAAGCCCGCGCAGGGCTCTTTGAGCGCGGCGGTTTTCGCGCGCTCGACAAAGGCAGCGTGGATTCCGCCTCAGCGGTCGTCATTCTGGAAAGCTACTTCGAGCAACATGGCTAA
- a CDS encoding FAD-dependent oxidoreductase → MNIFPRSADRTFPEEHLHADLLVAGGGLAGLCAALAAARDGLQVILVQDRPVLGGNASSEVRLWANGATSHMGNNNRWAREGGIMGEILEENLWRNKEGNPVMFDLVLLDLARAQPGLTLLLNTALFDVVSRDRRIERVRGFNAINETFYVITATQFCDATGDGVLGYLAGAEFRVGAEEPAELGEKMAPGDSFGHKLGHSIYFYTKQTRDPVRFVPPSFALKDITAIPRYQRLTSTLNGCDLWWLEWGGRLDTVHQSEEIKWELWKIVWGVWDHIKNSGQFPDADNLTIEWVGTIPGKRESRRFMGDHLLCQQDIIEQRDHYDAVGYGGWSIDLHPADGVYSTHDGCRQFHSKGTYTIPWRCFYSCSLDNLFLTGRLISASHVAFGSARVMCTCGLLGEVVGRAAALCHRQGAIPRQLAERERIGALQQHLQATGCYIPRQRLNDPVRGATISVSSEYQLAELPPNGEWEPLGARTALLLPLRAGQSLPVMHFTLRAETPQRLNVELMTSIKPGNYTPERVLDSCELEVHGEAPYPITLRHTAEADSYVFIVFERCDAVEMALSAQHLPGIMMVFNSLNARVAKRSRQIAEGDFGVDEFDFWLPRRRPHQIMPALRLATPLPCYPPENLLNGGLRPEQQTNAWAPAQDDPQPTVEWQWPQPQTLNALTLIFDNDFDNAMETVQMGHACAVTPHCVTHYRLWIDNTLLAEVTDNHHSVCEHRLDAQSPVSVIRLEIIRTAGGLPALYALHVR, encoded by the coding sequence ATGAACATCTTTCCCCGCAGCGCCGACCGGACGTTTCCTGAGGAGCATCTCCATGCCGACCTGCTGGTGGCAGGCGGCGGGCTTGCCGGTTTGTGCGCCGCGCTGGCAGCGGCCCGCGATGGGTTGCAGGTGATTCTGGTACAGGACCGACCGGTGCTCGGCGGTAATGCATCAAGTGAAGTCCGGCTGTGGGCCAACGGCGCGACATCGCACATGGGTAACAATAACCGCTGGGCGCGCGAAGGCGGTATTATGGGCGAGATTCTGGAAGAAAACCTCTGGCGTAACAAAGAGGGCAATCCGGTGATGTTTGATCTGGTCCTGCTGGATCTTGCCCGTGCCCAGCCGGGACTGACATTGCTGCTTAACACCGCCCTGTTTGACGTCGTAAGTCGCGATCGCCGTATTGAGCGCGTGCGCGGTTTTAACGCGATCAACGAGACGTTTTACGTCATCACCGCCACGCAGTTTTGCGACGCCACTGGCGATGGCGTGCTCGGCTATCTGGCTGGCGCGGAATTTCGCGTCGGTGCCGAGGAGCCTGCAGAGCTGGGTGAAAAGATGGCACCGGGCGACAGCTTCGGCCATAAGCTTGGGCACTCTATCTATTTTTACACCAAACAGACCCGCGACCCGGTACGCTTTGTTCCCCCCTCGTTCGCGCTTAAAGACATCACCGCGATTCCGCGCTATCAGCGCCTCACCTCGACCCTGAACGGCTGCGATCTCTGGTGGCTCGAATGGGGAGGACGTCTCGACACCGTGCATCAGAGTGAAGAGATCAAATGGGAACTGTGGAAAATCGTCTGGGGCGTGTGGGATCACATTAAGAACTCCGGGCAATTCCCTGACGCGGATAACCTGACTATCGAGTGGGTCGGCACGATCCCCGGCAAGCGCGAAAGCCGTCGATTCATGGGCGATCACCTGCTCTGCCAGCAAGATATTATCGAACAGCGCGATCACTACGACGCCGTGGGCTACGGCGGCTGGTCTATTGATCTTCACCCGGCAGACGGCGTTTACAGCACGCACGACGGTTGCCGCCAGTTTCACAGCAAAGGCACGTACACCATTCCCTGGCGCTGCTTCTACAGCTGCTCGCTGGATAATCTGTTCCTGACGGGGCGGCTTATCTCCGCTTCGCATGTCGCCTTCGGCAGCGCCCGCGTGATGTGCACGTGCGGGCTGCTTGGCGAGGTCGTGGGCCGCGCGGCAGCGCTCTGCCACCGTCAGGGGGCGATTCCCCGCCAGCTGGCGGAGCGCGAGCGCATCGGCGCGCTGCAACAGCATTTGCAGGCGACAGGCTGTTATATTCCGCGCCAGCGGCTGAACGACCCGGTACGTGGCGCAACGATTAGTGTCAGCAGCGAATACCAGCTCGCTGAACTGCCGCCTAACGGCGAATGGGAACCACTTGGCGCTCGCACCGCATTGTTGTTGCCGCTGCGGGCAGGCCAATCGCTGCCTGTGATGCATTTTACGTTGCGCGCTGAAACGCCGCAGCGCCTGAACGTCGAGCTGATGACAAGTATTAAACCCGGCAACTATACGCCGGAGCGCGTACTGGATAGCTGCGAGCTGGAGGTGCACGGCGAAGCGCCCTACCCCATTACTCTGCGCCACACCGCCGAAGCGGACAGCTACGTGTTTATCGTTTTCGAGCGCTGCGATGCCGTGGAGATGGCGCTGAGCGCGCAGCATCTGCCGGGCATCATGATGGTGTTCAACAGCCTGAACGCGCGCGTTGCCAAACGTTCGCGTCAAATAGCCGAAGGCGATTTCGGCGTCGATGAGTTCGATTTCTGGCTGCCGCGCCGTCGTCCGCACCAGATAATGCCTGCTCTGCGCCTCGCCACGCCGCTGCCCTGTTACCCGCCTGAAAACCTGCTCAACGGCGGCCTGCGCCCCGAACAGCAGACGAACGCCTGGGCACCCGCGCAGGACGACCCGCAACCGACGGTCGAGTGGCAATGGCCGCAACCGCAAACACTCAACGCGTTGACGCTGATCTTCGATAACGACTTCGATAATGCGATGGAAACCGTCCAGATGGGGCATGCCTGCGCCGTCACGCCCCACTGCGTCACGCATTACCGACTCTGGATCGATAACACATTGCTCGCGGAAGTCACTGATAACCATCATTCGGTCTGCGAGCATCGCCTTGATGCGCAAAGCCCGGTAAGCGTTATCCGGCTTGAGATAATCCGCACCGCAGGCGGCCTGCCCGCGCTTTACGCGCTTCATGTACGCTAG
- a CDS encoding YggT family protein, with product MLTLTFLVKTVIELYVMVLLLRIWMQWARCDFYNPLAQTVVKFTQPVISPLRRIIPSIGPIDTSSLLVAFILSTLKFPLLMLIQSGGLSLDPFNLVVGLLSILKSAGFLVFWVIIIRSLMSWVSQGRSPIEFVLIQLTEPLMAPIRRVLPAMGGIDFSAMGVILALYLLNYLGMDLFPRLWYLL from the coding sequence ATGCTGACGTTGACTTTCCTGGTCAAAACCGTGATCGAACTGTATGTAATGGTGCTGTTGCTGCGCATCTGGATGCAGTGGGCTCGCTGCGATTTCTATAACCCGCTCGCCCAGACGGTGGTGAAGTTTACCCAGCCGGTGATAAGCCCGCTGCGCCGTATTATTCCGTCGATCGGGCCTATCGACACTTCATCGCTGCTGGTGGCGTTTATTCTCTCGACACTGAAATTCCCGCTGCTGATGTTAATTCAGTCAGGCGGTCTGTCGCTTGATCCGTTTAACCTGGTCGTTGGTCTGCTCTCGATTTTGAAATCAGCCGGTTTTCTGGTTTTCTGGGTCATTATTATCCGATCGCTGATGAGCTGGGTAAGCCAGGGCCGCAGCCCGATTGAGTTTGTGCTGATCCAGCTTACCGAGCCGCTGATGGCCCCAATTCGCCGTGTTCTTCCGGCGATGGGCGGCATCGATTTTTCCGCGATGGGCGTGATCCTTGCGCTTTATTTGCTGAACTATCTCGGCATGGATCTCTTCCCGAGGCTCTGGTATCTGCTGTGA
- the yggU gene encoding DUF167 family protein YggU, giving the protein MSAVSKTVDGLVLRLYIQPKASRDSIIGLHGDELKVAITAPPVDGQANAHLVKYLAKQFRVAKSQVVIEKGELGRHKQVKIIEPQQIPTEVAAITD; this is encoded by the coding sequence GTGAGTGCCGTGAGTAAAACCGTCGACGGGCTGGTGTTGCGGCTGTATATCCAGCCCAAAGCCAGCCGCGACAGCATTATCGGGTTACATGGCGACGAACTGAAAGTCGCCATTACCGCCCCGCCAGTTGACGGCCAGGCGAACGCCCATCTGGTGAAATATCTCGCGAAACAATTTCGCGTGGCGAAAAGCCAGGTAGTGATTGAAAAAGGCGAACTGGGCCGTCACAAGCAAGTCAAAATCATCGAACCCCAACAGATCCCAACGGAAGTTGCGGCTATCACCGATTAA
- a CDS encoding type IV pilus twitching motility protein PilT has protein sequence MEMDELVALSVKHNVSDLHLCSDLPARWRKQGRLEPLSETVPKPENLLARWLDDAHQRELAERGQTDFAVSLAGGVRLRGNAFRQMQGISLVLRLLPRGCPRLETLGVPPAVPGLLAMPDGLLLVTGATGSGKSTTLAAMVGHLNETLDGHILTLEDPVEFCHQPARCLIQQREIGTHCQNFSDGLRGALREDPDVILLGELRDSETIRLALTAAETGHLVMATLHTRGAAQAVERLVDVFPADEQNKVRSQLAGSLKAVLAQKLVADAQGGRTALHELLINTPAVANLIREGKTHQLPGLMETGQQHGMQTFAQSVAMRINEGRLSLQKDASAGHWC, from the coding sequence ATGGAAATGGATGAATTGGTGGCGCTTAGTGTAAAGCATAACGTTTCGGATCTACACCTGTGTAGCGACCTGCCGGCGCGCTGGCGCAAGCAGGGGCGGCTGGAGCCACTTTCTGAGACCGTACCGAAGCCGGAAAATCTGCTGGCGCGCTGGCTGGATGATGCTCACCAGCGCGAGCTCGCCGAACGCGGGCAGACGGATTTCGCGGTAAGTCTTGCGGGCGGGGTAAGGCTGCGCGGCAATGCGTTTCGCCAGATGCAGGGCATATCGCTGGTGTTGCGCCTGCTGCCGCGTGGCTGCCCACGGCTGGAGACGCTTGGCGTACCGCCGGCGGTGCCGGGCCTGCTCGCGATGCCGGACGGGCTGTTGCTTGTTACCGGCGCGACCGGCAGCGGTAAATCCACGACGCTTGCGGCAATGGTCGGTCATCTCAACGAGACGCTGGATGGCCATATTCTGACGCTCGAAGATCCCGTTGAGTTTTGCCATCAACCGGCGCGCTGTCTTATCCAGCAGCGAGAGATAGGCACCCATTGTCAAAATTTCAGCGACGGTCTGCGTGGGGCGCTGCGTGAAGATCCCGATGTCATTCTGCTAGGTGAGTTACGCGACAGTGAAACGATTAGGCTTGCGCTCACCGCGGCGGAAACCGGTCATCTTGTCATGGCGACGCTGCACACGCGCGGCGCGGCGCAGGCGGTGGAACGTCTGGTGGATGTGTTCCCGGCCGATGAACAGAACAAAGTGCGCAGCCAGCTTGCAGGCAGCCTGAAAGCGGTGTTGGCGCAGAAACTGGTGGCGGACGCGCAGGGTGGCAGAACGGCGTTGCACGAGCTGTTAATTAACACGCCTGCGGTGGCAAACCTCATCCGCGAAGGAAAGACGCACCAGTTGCCAGGCCTGATGGAAACCGGCCAGCAGCACGGTATGCAGACGTTCGCGCAGAGCGTGGCGATGCGCATTAACGAAGGCAGGCTGTCGCTGCAAAAGGACGCCAGCGCTGGCCACTGGTGCTAG
- a CDS encoding YqgE/AlgH family protein: MNLQHHFLIAMPALQDPLFRRSVVYICEYNDEGAMGIIINKPLENLQVEGVLQKLKITPEPRDPAIRLDKPVFLGGPLAEDRGFILHTPPDSFSSSIRISDNTVITTSRDVLETLGTAEQPPEVLVALGYSSWEKGQLEEEILENAWLTAPADLNILFRTPIADRWREAAKLIGIDIHTMPGEAGHA, encoded by the coding sequence ATGAATTTACAGCATCATTTTCTCATTGCCATGCCGGCCCTCCAGGACCCGCTGTTCCGCCGTTCCGTGGTGTATATCTGCGAATACAACGACGAAGGGGCAATGGGCATTATCATTAACAAGCCTCTGGAAAATCTGCAGGTAGAAGGGGTACTTCAGAAACTGAAAATCACGCCGGAACCGCGTGACCCGGCGATTCGCCTCGATAAGCCCGTGTTTCTCGGCGGCCCGCTGGCTGAAGATCGCGGGTTTATCCTGCACACGCCGCCGGACAGCTTTTCTTCCAGCATCCGTATTTCTGACAACACGGTGATCACAACCTCCCGCGACGTGCTGGAAACATTAGGCACTGCCGAGCAGCCGCCTGAGGTACTTGTCGCACTCGGTTACTCCTCATGGGAGAAAGGCCAGCTTGAGGAAGAGATCCTGGAAAACGCCTGGCTTACAGCGCCTGCGGATCTGAATATTCTTTTTCGCACGCCTATTGCCGACCGCTGGCGCGAGGCCGCGAAGCTTATCGGCATCGACATCCACACGATGCCAGGCGAAGCGGGGCACGCGTAA
- a CDS encoding IclR family transcriptional regulator yields the protein MSSQPNQSLIDGIRCLQYLVSSDRAIGCRELSRLMGINTTRVNRLLMTMASIGLTMQDEQRRYLPGPGIHALAAQAIRGSALFSHALPQLEQHAPKDVVVALGVLWEDQIIYIYHSTPGSQMSQALAGFRMLPAWQSVIGMALLAAESDEALEARFTPEQWAQLAPHVAQQRERGEVVWRHDDGEVSMAKPLGIHSAAVALAGMWNISMPEIHTRLEQLNELAARLIKTD from the coding sequence ATGTCCTCACAACCCAACCAGAGTCTGATCGATGGGATCCGCTGCCTGCAGTATTTGGTCTCAAGCGATCGAGCCATCGGTTGTCGTGAATTGTCCCGATTGATGGGCATCAACACCACGCGCGTCAACCGTCTGCTGATGACGATGGCCTCCATCGGCCTCACCATGCAGGACGAGCAGCGTCGTTATCTGCCCGGCCCCGGCATTCATGCCCTGGCCGCGCAGGCAATCCGCGGCTCCGCACTCTTTTCCCATGCCCTCCCGCAACTTGAGCAGCACGCTCCGAAGGACGTGGTCGTGGCGCTCGGCGTGCTCTGGGAAGATCAAATCATCTACATCTATCACTCCACCCCTGGTAGCCAGATGAGCCAGGCGCTGGCCGGGTTTCGCATGTTGCCCGCCTGGCAGTCGGTCATCGGCATGGCGCTGCTGGCAGCGGAGAGCGACGAGGCCCTGGAAGCGCGCTTCACGCCTGAGCAGTGGGCCCAACTGGCGCCCCATGTCGCCCAACAGCGTGAGCGAGGCGAAGTGGTCTGGCGTCATGACGACGGTGAAGTGTCGATGGCAAAACCGCTCGGTATTCACAGCGCGGCGGTGGCGCTGGCCGGTATGTGGAATATCAGCATGCCTGAAATTCACACCCGTCTTGAGCAACTCAACGAGCTGGCCGCGCGGCTTATAAAAACAGACTAA
- a CDS encoding YggS family pyridoxal phosphate-dependent enzyme — translation MSETERNLAQVRHKISAAAQRCGRAPEEVTLLAVSKTKPASAIAEAIAAGQREFGENYVQEGVDKIQHFRDAGIDGLTWHFIGPLQSNKSRLVAGHFDWCHTVDRLRIATRLNEQRPETMAPLNVLIQVNISDEQSKSGIALSELDALVAEVAALPRLRLRGLTAIPAPEKEYARQFAVACEMAAAFAALKTRYPTVDTLSLGMSDDMEAAIAAGSTMVRIGTAIFGARDYARTAQQ, via the coding sequence ATGAGTGAGACAGAACGCAACTTAGCGCAGGTTCGGCACAAGATCTCAGCGGCGGCACAACGCTGCGGCCGGGCTCCAGAAGAAGTTACGCTGCTTGCAGTGAGCAAAACAAAACCTGCGAGCGCGATAGCAGAAGCTATCGCCGCCGGGCAGCGTGAGTTCGGCGAAAACTATGTGCAGGAGGGAGTGGACAAGATCCAGCATTTCCGCGACGCGGGCATCGACGGGTTGACGTGGCACTTTATCGGTCCGTTGCAGTCCAACAAAAGCCGTCTGGTGGCCGGGCATTTTGACTGGTGTCATACGGTGGACAGACTGCGCATCGCAACCCGGCTCAACGAGCAGCGCCCTGAGACGATGGCGCCGCTCAACGTGCTGATTCAGGTTAATATCAGCGACGAACAGAGCAAATCCGGCATTGCGTTAAGCGAACTGGACGCGCTGGTAGCGGAGGTGGCGGCGCTGCCGCGTCTGCGTTTGCGCGGGCTGACGGCCATTCCGGCGCCGGAAAAAGAGTACGCGCGTCAGTTTGCCGTGGCGTGCGAGATGGCGGCCGCTTTCGCCGCGCTCAAAACACGCTACCCGACGGTAGATACGCTTTCGCTCGGCATGAGCGATGATATGGAAGCCGCCATCGCCGCAGGCAGCACGATGGTGCGCATTGGTACTGCGATTTTCGGCGCGCGCGATTATGCCCGCACCGCTCAACAATAA
- a CDS encoding XTP/dITP diphosphatase: MQKVVLATGNAGKVRELASLLREFGLDIVAQTELGVDSADETGLTFIENAILKARHAAQITGLAAIADDSGLAVDALGGAPGIYSARYAGADASDQENLEKLLEALKDVPDAQRQAQFHCVLVYLRHAEDPTPLVFHGAWPGMITRAPAGQGGFGYDPIFFVPSVGKTAAELTREEKSAISHRGQALKLLLEAMRNG, encoded by the coding sequence ATGCAGAAAGTTGTCCTCGCGACCGGCAATGCCGGTAAAGTGCGTGAACTCGCCTCATTGCTACGCGAGTTTGGGCTGGATATCGTGGCGCAGACCGAGCTTGGCGTCGACTCTGCCGACGAAACCGGGCTGACGTTTATCGAAAATGCCATCCTGAAAGCACGCCACGCCGCGCAGATCACCGGGCTTGCCGCTATTGCCGACGACTCGGGTCTTGCGGTCGACGCACTTGGCGGCGCGCCGGGCATCTATTCCGCACGCTACGCAGGGGCTGACGCAAGCGATCAGGAGAACCTGGAAAAGCTGCTGGAGGCGTTAAAAGACGTGCCGGATGCGCAACGCCAGGCGCAGTTTCACTGCGTGCTGGTCTATTTGCGTCACGCCGAAGACCCGACGCCGCTGGTCTTTCACGGTGCCTGGCCGGGCATGATTACCCGCGCGCCCGCAGGCCAGGGCGGCTTTGGCTACGACCCGATTTTCTTTGTCCCTTCGGTGGGCAAAACCGCCGCCGAGCTGACGCGTGAAGAGAAAAGTGCGATTTCCCACCGCGGGCAGGCGCTGAAATTATTACTGGAAGCAATGCGTAATGGCTGA
- the hemW gene encoding radical SAM family heme chaperone HemW: protein MADLPPLSLYIHIPWCVQKCPYCDFNSHALKGEVPHDDYVQHLLSDLDNDAPWAQGREVKTIFIGGGTPSLLSGPAMQTLLDGVRARLNLAADAEITMEANPGTVEADRFVEYQRAGVNRISIGVQSFSEPKLNRLGRIHGPEEAKRAARLASGLGLRSFNLDLMHGLPDQSLEEALDDLRQAIALNPPHLSWYQLTIEPNTLFGSRPPVLPDDDALWDIFEQGHELLTAAGYEQYETSAYAKPGYQCQHNLNYWRFGDYLGIGCGAHGKVTFPDGRIVRTAKTRHPRGYMTGSYLDKQHDVETQDKPFEFFMNRFRLLEPAPRAEFHRYTGLEETAVRAQLDEAIAMNYLVESPEYWQITEHGKLFLNSLLELFLAQ, encoded by the coding sequence ATGGCTGATTTGCCACCCTTAAGTTTGTATATCCACATCCCCTGGTGCGTGCAGAAGTGCCCCTATTGCGACTTCAACTCGCACGCGCTGAAGGGAGAAGTGCCGCACGACGATTATGTTCAGCATCTGTTAAGCGATCTGGATAACGACGCACCGTGGGCGCAGGGCCGCGAGGTAAAGACGATTTTCATCGGCGGCGGTACACCAAGTCTGCTTTCCGGCCCCGCGATGCAAACGCTGCTGGACGGTGTACGCGCGCGCCTGAACCTTGCGGCGGATGCGGAAATCACCATGGAAGCGAACCCCGGCACCGTGGAAGCTGACCGCTTCGTGGAGTACCAGCGCGCGGGCGTGAACCGTATTTCTATCGGCGTGCAGAGTTTTAGCGAGCCTAAGCTTAACCGTCTTGGCCGTATTCATGGGCCGGAAGAAGCAAAGCGCGCGGCACGCCTGGCAAGCGGCCTTGGGCTTCGCAGTTTTAACCTGGATTTGATGCACGGCTTACCGGATCAGTCGCTCGAAGAAGCGCTGGATGATTTGCGCCAGGCGATTGCGCTGAACCCACCGCACCTGTCGTGGTATCAGCTGACTATCGAGCCAAATACGCTGTTTGGCTCGCGCCCGCCGGTGCTTCCGGACGACGACGCGCTGTGGGATATCTTTGAGCAAGGACATGAGCTGCTCACCGCTGCGGGCTATGAGCAGTATGAAACCTCGGCCTATGCCAAACCGGGCTATCAATGTCAGCACAACCTGAATTACTGGCGCTTCGGGGATTATCTCGGCATCGGCTGTGGCGCCCACGGCAAGGTGACGTTCCCGGACGGACGCATTGTACGTACCGCCAAAACCCGTCACCCACGCGGCTATATGACCGGTAGCTATCTGGATAAGCAGCACGACGTCGAGACGCAGGATAAGCCGTTCGAGTTTTTCATGAACCGCTTTCGTCTGCTGGAGCCCGCGCCACGCGCCGAATTTCACCGTTATACCGGGCTTGAAGAGACGGCGGTCCGCGCACAGCTGGATGAAGCTATCGCAATGAATTATCTGGTGGAATCACCTGAATACTGGCAGATAACCGAGCACGGCAAGCTGTTTCTGAACTCGCTGCTGGAACTGTTTTTAGCGCAGTAG